The following is a genomic window from Adhaeribacter radiodurans.
GGTTGTTCGGCAAGGCCGCCTGCAAAGTAGAATCCTGATTAACGGGTAAAAAAGATATTTTCTGCCATTGTACCGGAATCTCGGAGCGGTTAATTCCTTCTATTGTTAACTGCATAGCAGTGCCGGGAGTACTCGTTGGTTCGGCCGCAACTGCTTCCAAATAAAGGCCCAGGCAAGCCTTAATAATAGTATCTAATTCGGTAAGTTTCAGATCGCGGTAATACGATCCGGGTAATGCTTGCAAGGCTAACCGCAGGGTTAACAAATCGGGTATGATCGCGGCCGGTTTCGCCGGATTAAAGCCTGTAGTTACTTTAGAGAGTAATTTACTTACTTTGTCGCTGTTTTTTACTCGTTTCCAAGAAGTATCTACTCCTTCAAATAAATCAGAAGTTGCTTTATCGCCGTTTAAATTTTCGAAATATTCTTTAGCTGTGCCCCGGGAACCACTACTACCAAAGCCCTGACTTTTGTGCATACTACGGCTTTCGGCGGCTAGTTCCCCGTAAGATTTTCCGAGTAGCGCATTATAGCCTCCTACATCCACAATTACTTTACCCGTTTCATCGAATTTTTGCCCTTGACCGAAAAAAAATGTAGACGTATTCCAGAGAATTCGTTTAGGTTGCCATACTTCTACTGTTTTTAATTGTTCCGGGAACCGGTTTTTATCGCCGGCTGCCGTAAAAGCTTCTACTGCCAAAATAGCCGAAGTAGTATGATGCCCGTGCGTGCCGCCGGGTTTAGGTGAAAAGCGGGTTATCAGCACATCAGGTTTAAATTTGCGGATGGTCCAAACCATATCTGCTAGTACCTGCTCTTTGTCCCAGATGCGCACGGTTTCCTGCCAATCTTTTGAAAAACCAAAATCGTTGGCCCGCGAAAAAAATTGCTTTCCACCGTCTATCCGGCGGGCCTGCAATAATTCCTGCGTGCGAATTACGCCTAATTGTTCTCGTATTTCCGGTCCAATTAAGTTTTGTCCGCCGTCGCCCCGGGTTAAAGACAAATAACCGGTATTTAGTAACTTTTCGTTGGAGAGCCAGCCAATCAACCGGGTATTCTCATCATCGGGATGGGCCGCTACGTAAAGAGCGGTTCCGAGTACATTTAATTTGCTAATAGCCCGTTGAATATCGGAGCCAGTATATTGCGCAGGAGCCTGCGCTTGCGCGAGAATTGTAAGTAAATAAAAAAGAAAACCAGTACCAATGTAACGTAACGAAAAACGATTTAGCATATAATAAGTTGAGATAGAGATATCCGGGTTTGTAAAAATGCCAAATTTACAAGATTCTTACACTCTCCTAGAATACCTGTTAAAATGAGTCGTTAACGACTACTGTAAAACTACCTAAATAAATGAAAAAAGTAGAAGCTCCACAGATTAAAAAAGCCTGGAGAATTTCCAGGCTTTTGCTAAAGTAAATTTTTTATCATGTTATTTTGATTTAGTTTCTTTTAATGGATCGTAGCCCCAGCTCATAAGAGTATAGCGCCAAATAGAGTTAGTAATATCACCTTCCGGACGTTCTTCTATTTTATTAGGAAGATAAGCAATAACCCGCTCCATGTGGTCGAAATTACTTTTAGTTAGCTCAAATCTTTTTTTACGTAAAATCTTTATGGTGCGATCGCCGGCTTTACGGGCCGGAATATCCGTTTCCATTGGCTCCTCGTCAACTAATTTTGACTCTTTGGAATAAAGCCATTTCCCCAGTTCACCAGATCCCATGTTTATCAACTCACGAAACTCCGTGTAAATCTGATCTTTTGTTTTAACAACCGTTTTAGAAAGTTTTAGTAGATGTAACATATTGCGTTGATTAATTTACCTAAATGAAATTTATAAAAAAGAAAATTACCAGGATATAAAGCAAATTCTAATTTTCACTTAATAGTTCAATTTTACAAATAAAATTTTAGTTTGTATTTATGGCAACGTTAATTAATATGCTTATTTTTAAGTATTCTAGGGAAAATACTACTCTATCTATTATCTATAATATATTCAATTTTTTTATAAATCTTTTTCTAGCATTTTTACGAGTTCCATTGCTATCAGGTTTAT
Proteins encoded in this region:
- a CDS encoding DUF3140 domain-containing protein, with the translated sequence MLHLLKLSKTVVKTKDQIYTEFRELINMGSGELGKWLYSKESKLVDEEPMETDIPARKAGDRTIKILRKKRFELTKSNFDHMERVIAYLPNKIEERPEGDITNSIWRYTLMSWGYDPLKETKSK